In Pirellulales bacterium, the DNA window GCATTTGCTGGTGGTCGGCCTGGGAATCGTCTGGTGGCTTGTCTGCCAGCCGAGCGCGGCCGGCTGGCTGCTCGTCGCTTGGGGATTCGTGGGGGCCCTTCGCTCGGCAGTTTGGCCCCTTAAAGGGAAGGCAGAGTAGATTTGCCGCTTTCCTTTTTCCAGCGGATCGTATAATTTAAGCAAGTGACGTTGTGAAAAGTCCCCTAACCTAAAAGAGACGGTCAAGCATTATGGCAGTGGCATTGACAGAAAAGGCCGCCAAGGAAGTCCAGCGGATCATTGAAGAGCAGAAGTTCGAAGAAGACATGGTGTTGCGCGTGGGCGTGGCCGGGGGCGGTTGCAGCGGCTTCCAGTACAGCCTGGGCTTCGACAAAGGCTTCGACGAAAAGGCCGACAACCGATACCAGTTCCACGGCGTGACGGTGGTCGTCGATAAGAAGAGCGCGCTGTATCTCGACGGCACGACCGTCGATTTCTTCGAAGGGTTGGAGAAACGCGGTTTCACGTTCGACAACCCGAACGCGGTCAAAAGCTGCGGCTGCGGTAGCTCGTTCTCGGCCTAACGGAACGCGACGGTCAGAAGTTCCACATGCCGCCGACCATCACGCCGTGCAAGATCAGATCGCCGTTGGTCTTGATGTTCTGCATGCCTTGCTGGTCGGCCCAAAAGGCCGGAATTTGATTGTCGGTCAGGCCGACTCGCGTCACGCCCATCAAGCGGTATGCCGCGAAGGCGCTGAACCGCGGCGTCACCTGATAGCCCGCGCCGACGTCGATCTGCGCCAGCGTCGAAACCGTGCTGCGGCGGGCCAGCACGTCGAAGCCCTGCGCTCCGTCGCCGGAGTAGAGGTGCTCGCGCATCGAAACCTCGTTTCCGAACAGCCCCACCATCGGCTGGGCATAGAGCCGCACGCGCGGCACGACGAAGTAGTCGATGCGTGAGCCGAGCTGGATGCCCGCCAGGTTGTTGGTGACGTTGGTATTCAGATAGGCCGCGTAGGCGCCCCCGCCGTCGCTGAAATTCGTCGAATTGACGCCGCCGAAG includes these proteins:
- a CDS encoding iron-sulfur cluster assembly accessory protein — protein: MAVALTEKAAKEVQRIIEEQKFEEDMVLRVGVAGGGCSGFQYSLGFDKGFDEKADNRYQFHGVTVVVDKKSALYLDGTTVDFFEGLEKRGFTFDNPNAVKSCGCGSSFSA